The following are encoded together in the Serratia sp. UGAL515B_01 genome:
- the eno gene encoding phosphopyruvate hydratase has translation MSKIVKVIGREIIDSRGNPTVEAEVHLEGGFVGLAAAPSGASTGSREALELRDGDKSRFLGKGVLKAVGAVNGPIAQALLGKDAKDQANIDKIMIDLDGTENKSNFGANAILAVSLAAAKAAAASKGMPLYEHIAELNGTPGKFSMPLPMMNIINGGEHADNNVDIQEFMIQPVGAKTLKEAVRIGSEVFHHLAKVLKAKGMNTAVGDEGGYAPNLGSNAEALAVIAEAVKAAGYELGKDVTLAMDCAASEFYKDGKYVLAGEGNKAFTSEEFTHFLEDLTKQYPIVSIEDGLDESDWAGFAYQTKVLGDKIQLVGDDLFVTNTKILKEGIEKGITNSILVKLNQIGSLTETLACIKMARDAGYTAVISHRSGETEDATIADLAVGTAAGQIKTGSMSRSDRVAKYNQLIRIEEALGDRAPFNGLKEVKGQ, from the coding sequence ATGTCTAAAATTGTTAAAGTCATTGGTCGTGAAATCATCGACTCACGCGGAAACCCTACAGTTGAAGCTGAAGTGCATCTGGAAGGTGGTTTCGTCGGTTTGGCTGCAGCGCCGTCAGGTGCATCTACCGGTTCCCGGGAAGCACTGGAACTGCGTGATGGTGACAAATCTCGTTTTCTGGGTAAAGGCGTGTTGAAAGCCGTTGGTGCGGTAAACGGCCCAATCGCTCAGGCATTGCTGGGTAAAGATGCCAAAGACCAGGCTAACATCGATAAAATCATGATCGACCTGGACGGCACTGAGAACAAGTCCAACTTTGGCGCTAATGCTATCCTCGCTGTTTCGCTGGCTGCTGCTAAAGCTGCTGCTGCGTCCAAAGGTATGCCTCTGTATGAGCACATTGCAGAACTGAACGGCACTCCAGGCAAATTCTCTATGCCTTTGCCAATGATGAATATCATCAATGGTGGTGAGCACGCTGACAACAACGTCGACATTCAGGAGTTCATGATCCAGCCAGTAGGCGCGAAAACCCTGAAAGAAGCTGTGCGTATCGGTTCTGAAGTTTTCCATCACCTGGCTAAAGTGCTGAAAGCCAAAGGCATGAATACTGCCGTGGGTGATGAAGGTGGTTATGCGCCAAACCTGGGTTCAAACGCTGAAGCGCTTGCTGTTATCGCCGAAGCGGTGAAGGCAGCAGGTTACGAGCTGGGTAAAGACGTGACCTTGGCGATGGACTGTGCAGCTTCTGAATTCTACAAAGACGGTAAATACGTTCTGGCTGGCGAAGGCAACAAAGCGTTCACCTCTGAAGAGTTCACTCACTTCCTGGAAGATCTGACCAAACAGTATCCAATCGTTTCTATCGAAGATGGTCTGGATGAATCTGACTGGGCGGGCTTTGCATACCAGACTAAAGTACTGGGCGACAAAATCCAGTTGGTGGGTGACGATCTGTTCGTAACCAACACCAAGATCCTGAAAGAGGGTATCGAGAAAGGTATTACTAACTCGATTCTTGTCAAACTTAACCAGATCGGTTCTCTTACTGAAACTCTGGCATGTATCAAAATGGCAAGAGACGCGGGCTACACTGCGGTGATCTCTCACCGTTCAGGTGAAACCGAAGATGCCACTATTGCTGACTTGGCAGTAGGGACTGCGGCAGGCCAGATCAAAACCGGTTCTATGAGCCGTTCTGACCGTGTTGCAAAATACAACCAACTGATCCGTATCGAAGAAGCTCTGGGTGATCGTGCCCCGTTTAATGGCCTGAAAGAAGTTAAAGGTCAGTAA
- the pyrG gene encoding glutamine hydrolyzing CTP synthase — protein sequence MTTNYIFVTGGVVSSLGKGIAAASLAAILEARGLNVTIMKLDPYINVDPGTMSPIQHGEVFVTEDGAETDLDLGHYERFIRTKMTRRNNFTTGRIYSEVLRKERRGDYLGATVQVIPHVTNAIKERIIEGGEGHDVVLVEIGGTVGDIESLPFLEAIRQMAVEVGREHTLYMHLTLVPYLAAAGEVKTKPTQHSVKELLSIGIQPDVLICRSDRTVPANERAKIALFCNVPEKAVISLKDIDSIYKIPALLKSQGLDDYICKRFSLSAPEADLTEWEQVIYEEANPGGEVTIGMVGKYVELPDAYKSVIEALKHGGLKNRLTVNIKLIDSQDVETRGVEVLKNLDAILIPGGFGYRGVEGKVMTARYARENKIPYLGICLGMQVALIEFARNVASMENANSTEFVPDCKYPVIALITEWRDEDGNVEVRTEESDLGGTMRVGGQQCHLTDNSLVRKLYGEKTIVERHRHRYEVNNMLLKQIEAAGLLVAGRSADNKLVEIIELPDHPWFVACQFHPEFTSTPRDGHPLFAGFVKAAGEYQKCQVK from the coding sequence ATGACAACTAATTATATTTTTGTGACCGGCGGGGTCGTATCCTCTCTGGGTAAAGGCATTGCCGCAGCCTCTCTGGCGGCTATTCTTGAAGCCCGTGGCCTCAACGTTACCATCATGAAACTGGACCCGTACATCAATGTGGATCCGGGCACCATGAGCCCGATTCAACATGGGGAGGTTTTCGTCACCGAAGATGGCGCAGAAACCGATCTTGACCTGGGTCACTACGAGCGCTTTATCCGTACAAAAATGACGCGGCGCAACAATTTCACCACAGGTCGTATTTACTCTGAGGTATTGCGTAAAGAACGTCGTGGCGACTATCTGGGTGCGACAGTTCAGGTTATCCCACATGTGACCAATGCGATCAAAGAACGCATCATTGAAGGCGGTGAAGGGCATGACGTGGTGCTGGTTGAAATTGGTGGCACGGTCGGTGATATAGAATCTCTGCCATTCTTGGAGGCCATTCGCCAGATGGCGGTTGAAGTGGGCCGCGAGCATACGTTGTACATGCATTTGACACTGGTGCCATACTTGGCAGCAGCGGGTGAAGTGAAAACCAAGCCGACCCAGCACTCAGTAAAAGAACTGCTTTCCATTGGTATCCAGCCTGATGTGCTGATCTGTCGTTCCGATCGCACGGTTCCTGCTAATGAACGTGCTAAAATCGCACTGTTCTGCAATGTCCCTGAAAAAGCCGTTATCTCTTTAAAAGACATTGATTCTATTTATAAAATTCCTGCTCTATTGAAATCCCAAGGGTTGGATGATTATATTTGTAAACGATTCAGCCTCAGCGCACCGGAAGCTGACCTGACCGAATGGGAACAGGTGATTTACGAAGAAGCCAATCCAGGTGGTGAAGTCACTATCGGCATGGTTGGTAAATATGTCGAATTGCCGGATGCGTATAAGTCGGTGATAGAGGCGCTGAAGCACGGTGGTTTGAAAAATCGTCTGACCGTCAACATCAAGCTGATCGATTCGCAAGATGTTGAAACACGCGGTGTTGAAGTGCTGAAAAACCTGGATGCGATCCTTATTCCTGGTGGCTTTGGTTACCGTGGTGTGGAAGGAAAAGTGATGACAGCGCGTTATGCGCGCGAAAACAAAATCCCTTATCTGGGCATTTGCCTAGGTATGCAGGTGGCTTTGATTGAGTTTGCCCGTAATGTGGCCAGCATGGAAAATGCCAACTCGACGGAGTTTGTGCCAGACTGTAAGTACCCTGTGATAGCCTTGATCACCGAATGGCGTGATGAAGACGGTAACGTTGAAGTACGTACTGAGGAAAGTGATCTGGGGGGAACCATGCGTGTTGGCGGGCAACAATGCCATCTGACAGACAACAGCCTGGTGCGCAAGTTGTATGGAGAGAAAACCATCGTTGAGCGTCATCGCCACCGTTATGAAGTCAACAACATGCTGTTGAAGCAGATTGAAGCCGCAGGCTTGCTTGTTGCTGGCCGTTCTGCTGACAACAAACTGGTTGAGATTATTGAACTGCCTGACCACCCATGGTTTGTGGCCTGTCAGTTCCACCCGGAGTTTACTTCGACACCACGTGATGGGCACCCGTTGTTCGCTGGTTTTGTCAAAGCGGCGGGTGAGTATCAGAAGTGTCAGGTGAAATAA
- the mazG gene encoding nucleoside triphosphate pyrophosphohydrolase: MIQSTPLQRLLTIMKTLRDPQGGCPWDLKQTFATIAPYTLEETYEVLDAIERQDYADLRDELGDLLFQVVFYAQMGHEQGLFDFDQVCNAISDKLERRHPHIFGEAEAADSETVSARWEQLKAGERAEKALHSALDDIPNALPALMKAHKIQKRCAAVGFDWNTLGPVLDKVYEELDEVMHEAQQAVVDEQKLEEEIGDLLFATVNLSRHLGYKAENALQAANRKFERRFRQVEEIVQQHGLRMQDASLEQMEEAWQQVKHMEKSS; this comes from the coding sequence ATGATCCAGTCCACCCCGTTACAACGTCTGTTGACCATCATGAAAACCTTACGCGATCCGCAGGGGGGATGCCCGTGGGATCTCAAGCAAACCTTTGCCACTATTGCGCCATATACACTGGAAGAAACTTACGAAGTGCTTGATGCCATTGAGCGCCAGGATTATGCCGATCTGCGTGATGAGTTAGGTGATCTGCTGTTCCAGGTCGTGTTCTACGCCCAGATGGGACACGAACAGGGACTATTTGATTTTGACCAGGTCTGTAACGCCATTAGCGACAAGCTTGAACGCCGTCATCCACACATTTTTGGTGAAGCTGAAGCTGCCGATAGCGAAACCGTTTCGGCACGCTGGGAGCAATTGAAGGCAGGTGAACGGGCAGAGAAAGCGTTGCATTCGGCGCTGGATGATATTCCTAATGCCTTACCTGCCTTGATGAAAGCTCATAAAATACAGAAACGCTGTGCTGCGGTGGGGTTTGATTGGAACACCTTAGGGCCAGTATTGGATAAAGTGTACGAAGAACTCGACGAAGTGATGCATGAAGCGCAGCAAGCTGTCGTGGATGAACAAAAACTGGAGGAGGAAATTGGCGATCTGCTATTTGCTACGGTCAATCTTTCTCGCCACCTCGGCTATAAAGCTGAAAATGCGCTGCAAGCCGCCAACCGTAAGTTTGAGAGGCGTTTTCGTCAGGTGGAAGAAATCGTGCAACAGCACGGCTTGCGGATGCAAGATGCCTCACTGGAACAGATGGAAGAGGCTTGGCAGCAGGTGAAGCACATGGAAAAATCATCTTAA
- the relA gene encoding GTP diphosphokinase, with the protein MVAIRSAHLNTAGEFALDDWIASLGLPNAQSGERLAATWRYCEQQTKNHPDSSLLLWRGLEMVEILSTLSMDNESMRAALLFPLVDAAIVQEATLTEVFGPGITSLVHGVRDMDAIRQLKATHNDSMGSEQVDNVRRMLLAMVEDFRCVVIKLAERITHLREVKDAPEDERVLAAKECSNIYAPLANRLGIGQLKWELEDFCFRYLHPDEYKRIAKLLHERRIDREQFIDDFVASLHEAMVDEGIKAEIYGRPKHIYSIWRKMQKKSLAFDELFDVRAVRVVVERLQDCYAALGIVHTHFRHLPDEFDDYVANPKPNGYQSIHTVVLGPRGKTLEIQIRTRQMHEDAELGVAAHWKYKEGAVAAARSGYEERIAWLRKLIAWQEEMADSGEMLDEVRSQVFDDRVYVFTPKGDVVDLPAGSTPLDFAYHIHSDVGHRCIGAKIGGRIVPFTYQLQMGDQIEIITQKQPNPSRDWLNPNLGYVTTSRGRSKIHNWFRKQDRDKNILAGRQMLDNELEHLDISLKEAEKLLIPRYNVNSLDEVLAGIGGGDIRLNQMVNFLQGKLHKPSAEEQDREALRQLTHHKAPAAARSKDHGRVVVEGVGNLMHHIARCCQPIPGDEIVGFITQGRGISIHGVDCEQLAELQSHSPERIVDAVWGESYSSGYSLVVRVVANDRSGLLRDITTILANEKVNVLGVASQSDTKKQLATIDMDIEIYNQQVLGRVLAKLNQLADVIEAKRLHGK; encoded by the coding sequence ATGGTTGCGATAAGAAGTGCACATCTGAATACTGCAGGTGAATTCGCCCTTGATGATTGGATCGCCAGCCTGGGTCTTCCTAACGCTCAGTCAGGTGAGCGATTGGCCGCAACCTGGCGTTATTGTGAACAACAGACTAAAAATCATCCCGATTCGTCACTGTTACTCTGGCGTGGCCTTGAAATGGTAGAGATCCTCTCCACGCTGAGTATGGACAACGAGAGCATGCGTGCGGCGTTGCTGTTTCCGCTGGTGGATGCCGCGATTGTGCAAGAGGCAACGCTGACCGAAGTGTTTGGTCCAGGAATTACCTCTCTGGTTCATGGTGTACGGGACATGGATGCTATTCGTCAACTGAAAGCCACGCACAATGACTCTATGGGATCTGAGCAGGTTGATAACGTTCGCCGTATGTTATTGGCTATGGTGGAAGATTTCCGCTGTGTGGTTATTAAGCTTGCCGAACGGATCACCCACCTGCGTGAAGTCAAGGATGCGCCAGAAGATGAACGCGTATTGGCGGCAAAAGAGTGTTCCAATATTTATGCACCACTGGCCAACCGCCTCGGTATTGGACAACTGAAGTGGGAATTGGAAGATTTCTGTTTCCGCTATCTGCATCCTGACGAATACAAACGTATCGCCAAGCTGTTGCATGAACGCCGTATCGATCGTGAGCAGTTTATTGATGATTTTGTTGCCTCATTGCACGAAGCCATGGTGGATGAAGGCATCAAAGCGGAAATTTATGGCCGTCCAAAGCATATCTATAGCATCTGGCGTAAGATGCAGAAAAAATCCTTGGCCTTTGACGAGTTGTTCGATGTGCGAGCGGTGAGGGTTGTTGTCGAGCGTTTACAGGATTGTTATGCGGCATTGGGTATCGTACACACGCATTTTCGCCACCTGCCGGATGAGTTCGACGACTATGTTGCCAACCCGAAACCGAACGGTTATCAATCGATTCATACCGTGGTGCTCGGGCCTCGGGGAAAGACGCTGGAAATCCAGATCCGTACCCGTCAGATGCACGAAGATGCTGAACTTGGCGTTGCCGCACACTGGAAATATAAAGAAGGTGCGGTAGCAGCAGCGCGTTCTGGTTATGAAGAGCGTATTGCCTGGCTGCGAAAACTGATTGCCTGGCAGGAAGAAATGGCTGACTCAGGTGAGATGCTTGACGAAGTCCGCAGCCAAGTGTTTGACGATCGCGTCTATGTGTTTACGCCAAAAGGTGACGTAGTGGATCTGCCTGCGGGTTCGACGCCGCTCGATTTTGCCTACCATATTCATAGCGACGTTGGCCACCGTTGTATTGGCGCAAAAATAGGTGGCCGAATTGTGCCATTTACTTACCAATTGCAAATGGGTGATCAAATCGAAATCATCACTCAAAAGCAACCGAACCCAAGCCGTGACTGGTTGAATCCGAATCTGGGTTATGTGACGACGAGTCGTGGACGCTCTAAGATCCACAATTGGTTCCGCAAACAAGACCGTGACAAAAACATCCTTGCCGGCCGGCAGATGTTAGACAATGAACTTGAACATCTCGATATCAGCCTGAAAGAGGCTGAAAAACTACTGATTCCACGTTATAACGTCAACTCGTTAGATGAGGTGCTTGCAGGGATTGGTGGGGGTGATATTCGCCTGAATCAGATGGTGAATTTTCTTCAGGGCAAGCTCCATAAACCGAGTGCAGAAGAGCAGGATCGCGAAGCACTGCGACAACTTACCCACCACAAAGCACCAGCGGCTGCCCGTAGCAAAGATCATGGTCGAGTAGTGGTTGAGGGCGTTGGTAATCTGATGCACCACATTGCTCGTTGTTGCCAGCCTATTCCAGGTGATGAGATTGTAGGCTTTATCACTCAAGGACGAGGGATCTCGATCCACGGTGTGGATTGCGAACAACTGGCCGAACTGCAATCTCATTCGCCTGAGCGGATCGTTGATGCCGTCTGGGGGGAGAGTTATTCCAGTGGTTATTCGTTAGTGGTGCGAGTAGTGGCTAACGATCGTAGTGGATTACTACGCGACATTACCACGATTTTGGCCAACGAAAAGGTCAATGTATTGGGGGTAGCCAGCCAGAGTGATACTAAAAAGCAGTTAGCCACGATTGATATGGACATCGAAATTTACAATCAGCAAGTGCTGGGGCGTGTATTGGCTAAGCTCAACCAATTAGCGGACGTTATCGAAGCAAAGCGCCTTCACGGCAAATGA
- the barA gene encoding two-component sensor histidine kinase BarA, translated as MTKYSLRARMMILILAPTLMIGLLLSTFFVVHRYNELQEQLVDAGASIIEPLAVASEYGMTFRSRESVRQLVSLLHRRHSDIVRSITVFDTHNNLFVTSNYHYNYTQLQLPKDVPIPTELMLTRRGDSLILRTPIVSETHYPDENSNSDIQPDNNLGYVAIELDLQSVRLQQYKEIFISTLLLLLCMCIAILFAYRLMRDVTGPIRNMVNTVDRIRRGQLDSRVEGFMLGELHMLKNGINSMAMSLTAYHEEMQQNIDQATSDLRETLEQMEIQNVELDLAKKRAQEAARIKSEFLANMSHELRTPLNGVIGFTRQMLKTNLSATQIDYLQTIERSANNLLTIINDVLDFSKLEAGKLVLEHIPFSLRETLDEVIVLLAPSAHEKGLELTLDVHNDVPEHVIGDSLRLQQIVTNLLGNAVKFTETGNIDIRVEQRNQLERQVELEVQIHDTGIGISERQQSQLFQAFRQADASISRRHGGTGLGLVITQKLVKEMGGDICFHSQLGRGSTFWFHITLDLNEGMLMLPPCLPDLKGKTLAYIEANPSAAQATLSLLSTTQLEVVYSPTLGQLPKSDYDFLLLSVPIPYRDSLIKHKDKLTEALKISTRVILALPSQAQIDAEEMKKLGATGCLIKPISSNRLYPLLRTEALHRLSLPQLRKRLPLTVMAVDDNPANLKLIGTLLAEQVEKTLLCESGEEAIALARDNVLDMILMDIQMPNIDGLRASELIRQMPHHNSTPIVAVTAHAVSGEREHLLQAGMDDYLAKPIDEAMLTKVLSRYHTIDVEPEPTKLRPTAELSLSLDWSLALRQAANKEDLARDLLLMLVEFLPQVSDRVRALLEGEPDDSILELIHKLHGSCSYSGVPRLKQLCFYLEQQLRQGVNSSDLEPEWFELLDEIELVNTEARFRLAE; from the coding sequence ATGACCAAATACAGCTTGCGGGCGCGGATGATGATCCTGATCCTGGCGCCAACATTAATGATCGGTCTTCTGCTGAGCACCTTCTTTGTGGTACACCGCTACAACGAACTGCAGGAACAGTTGGTTGATGCTGGTGCCAGCATTATCGAACCTTTAGCCGTAGCCAGCGAATATGGCATGACCTTTCGTAGCCGTGAGTCAGTCAGGCAATTGGTTAGCCTTCTTCACCGTCGTCATTCGGATATTGTGCGTTCTATTACCGTATTTGATACGCATAACAACCTGTTTGTCACTTCCAATTATCACTACAATTATACTCAATTACAGTTACCGAAGGATGTCCCAATCCCCACCGAATTAATGCTGACGCGGCGGGGTGACTCTTTAATCCTTCGAACGCCAATTGTGTCAGAAACCCATTATCCGGACGAAAATAGCAACAGCGATATACAGCCTGACAACAATCTCGGTTATGTCGCCATTGAGCTGGATTTACAGTCGGTAAGATTACAACAATATAAAGAGATCTTCATTTCGACCTTACTGCTACTGTTGTGTATGTGTATCGCAATTCTGTTTGCTTATCGCCTGATGCGCGATGTCACCGGCCCAATCCGCAACATGGTCAATACGGTCGACCGTATCCGCCGTGGCCAACTCGACAGCCGAGTTGAAGGCTTTATGCTCGGCGAACTGCATATGTTGAAAAACGGCATCAACTCTATGGCAATGTCACTCACTGCCTATCATGAGGAGATGCAGCAAAATATCGATCAAGCCACTTCTGATCTGCGCGAAACATTAGAGCAAATGGAAATCCAGAACGTTGAACTGGATCTGGCAAAGAAGCGTGCGCAGGAAGCTGCTCGAATCAAATCCGAATTTCTGGCTAATATGTCACATGAGTTGCGGACCCCGCTCAATGGTGTCATTGGCTTTACCCGTCAGATGTTGAAAACCAATCTTAGCGCTACGCAGATCGACTATCTCCAAACCATTGAACGTTCTGCCAACAATCTGTTGACGATCATTAACGATGTGTTGGATTTCTCCAAACTAGAGGCCGGTAAGCTGGTGCTGGAGCATATTCCGTTCTCTCTGCGTGAAACGCTGGATGAAGTTATCGTATTACTGGCCCCCAGTGCACATGAAAAAGGGCTGGAGCTGACGCTGGATGTGCATAATGATGTACCCGAGCACGTAATTGGTGACTCACTGCGTCTGCAACAAATCGTTACCAATCTGCTAGGCAATGCGGTGAAGTTCACCGAGACGGGCAATATTGATATCCGCGTGGAACAGCGTAACCAGCTAGAACGACAAGTTGAGCTGGAAGTACAGATCCATGATACCGGTATCGGTATTTCTGAACGCCAGCAATCACAACTGTTCCAAGCTTTTCGTCAGGCGGATGCCAGCATTTCTCGACGCCATGGTGGTACCGGTCTGGGCCTGGTAATCACCCAAAAACTGGTGAAAGAGATGGGGGGTGATATTTGCTTTCACAGCCAGTTGGGACGAGGTTCAACCTTCTGGTTCCATATCACACTTGATCTCAATGAAGGCATGCTGATGCTGCCCCCTTGTTTGCCAGACCTTAAAGGCAAAACGTTGGCCTATATCGAAGCCAATCCTTCCGCTGCGCAAGCCACATTGAGCCTATTAAGCACCACCCAGTTAGAAGTTGTGTATTCGCCAACACTGGGGCAATTGCCAAAGAGCGATTATGACTTTCTACTCCTCAGCGTGCCGATCCCTTATAGAGATAGCCTGATAAAACATAAGGATAAGCTCACAGAAGCACTGAAAATTTCCACTCGGGTGATCCTGGCTCTGCCTAGCCAAGCACAAATTGACGCCGAAGAAATGAAAAAGCTCGGCGCAACCGGCTGCCTGATCAAACCGATCAGCAGCAATCGGTTGTATCCTTTACTACGTACGGAAGCACTACATCGGCTGAGTCTGCCCCAACTCCGTAAACGCCTGCCATTAACAGTAATGGCAGTAGATGATAACCCGGCAAACCTAAAGTTGATTGGAACATTGCTGGCAGAACAGGTGGAAAAAACGCTGCTGTGTGAAAGCGGTGAAGAAGCCATTGCGCTAGCACGAGACAATGTGCTCGATATGATCCTAATGGATATTCAGATGCCAAACATCGATGGACTCCGTGCCAGCGAACTCATTCGCCAAATGCCCCATCACAATTCCACACCGATTGTCGCAGTCACTGCTCACGCAGTGAGTGGTGAGCGCGAACATCTATTGCAAGCAGGTATGGATGACTATCTCGCGAAACCTATTGATGAAGCAATGCTGACGAAAGTGCTTTCCCGCTACCACACCATTGACGTTGAACCTGAACCCACCAAACTACGCCCTACAGCTGAGTTATCGCTATCATTAGATTGGTCACTAGCATTGCGCCAAGCCGCCAATAAAGAAGATCTGGCTCGCGATCTGCTGCTAATGCTAGTTGAATTCCTGCCACAGGTCAGTGATCGGGTGAGAGCGTTGTTGGAGGGGGAACCGGACGACAGTATTCTCGAACTGATCCACAAACTGCACGGCAGTTGCAGCTACAGCGGCGTTCCCCGTCTCAAGCAGCTGTGCTTCTATCTCGAGCAACAGTTACGTCAGGGTGTCAATAGCAGCGATTTAGAACCGGAATGGTTTGAGCTTTTAGATGAGATAGAATTGGTGAATACCGAGGCACGTTTTCGACTGGCTGAGTGA
- the degP gene encoding serine endoprotease DegP: MKKTALALSALAFSIGLTLGPVSFASAAESASASAITQPLPSLAPMLEKVMPSVVSINVEGSTTVNSLSMPPQFQQFFGDNSPFCQEGSPFLGSPICQGAQGAPGKTKEAFRALGSGVIIDAAKGYVVTNNHVVDNASKIQVQLSDGRRFEAKVIGKDPRSDIALIQVKEAKNLTAIKMADSEQLRVGDYTVAIGNPYGLGETVTSGIVSALGRSGLNIENYENFIQTDAAINRGNSGGALVNLNGELIGINTAILAPEGGNIGIGFAIPSNMVKNLTAQMVEYGQVKRGELGIMGTELNSDIAQAMNVDAQRGAFVSQVVPKSSADKAGIKAGDVIVTMNGKAISSFASFRAEIGTLPIGSKMALGIIRNGKPLTIDVILEQGNQTHVESGSIYTGIEGAELSNNSAKEKGVKVDSVKAGSAAARIGLKKGDLILGVNQQPVENLGELRKILDSKPTVLALNILRGDTSLYLLMR; this comes from the coding sequence ATGAAAAAAACAGCACTAGCTTTAAGCGCCTTGGCTTTTAGTATTGGTTTGACTTTGGGTCCGGTAAGTTTTGCTTCTGCCGCAGAAAGTGCCTCTGCATCAGCGATTACCCAGCCGTTACCCAGCCTTGCACCTATGCTAGAGAAAGTCATGCCTTCTGTGGTGAGCATCAACGTTGAAGGGAGCACTACGGTGAATTCCCTAAGTATGCCGCCACAGTTCCAGCAGTTTTTCGGTGATAACTCACCGTTCTGTCAGGAGGGTTCGCCTTTCCTCGGTTCACCAATATGCCAAGGGGCTCAGGGAGCTCCAGGTAAGACCAAAGAAGCGTTTAGAGCGTTGGGATCGGGTGTCATCATTGACGCCGCTAAAGGGTATGTGGTCACTAACAATCATGTGGTGGATAATGCCAGCAAGATCCAAGTACAACTGAGTGATGGGCGTCGTTTTGAAGCCAAGGTGATCGGTAAGGATCCCCGTTCTGATATTGCATTAATCCAAGTGAAAGAGGCTAAAAACCTGACTGCCATAAAAATGGCAGATTCTGAACAACTGCGCGTCGGTGATTATACGGTGGCGATCGGTAACCCCTATGGTTTGGGGGAAACCGTCACCTCGGGGATTGTATCTGCTTTAGGGCGCAGTGGCCTGAATATTGAAAACTATGAGAACTTTATCCAAACCGATGCGGCAATCAACCGAGGGAACTCCGGTGGAGCATTAGTGAACCTTAATGGTGAACTGATCGGTATCAATACTGCTATTTTGGCGCCTGAAGGCGGTAACATCGGTATTGGTTTTGCTATCCCAAGCAATATGGTGAAAAACCTGACGGCGCAGATGGTGGAATATGGCCAAGTGAAACGCGGTGAGCTGGGCATCATGGGGACTGAACTCAATTCTGATATTGCTCAAGCCATGAATGTGGATGCGCAACGCGGTGCATTTGTCAGCCAGGTTGTACCAAAATCTTCGGCCGATAAAGCGGGTATCAAGGCGGGTGACGTGATTGTTACCATGAATGGTAAAGCGATCTCCAGTTTTGCATCGTTCCGTGCTGAAATTGGTACTTTGCCGATTGGCAGCAAGATGGCTTTGGGTATTATTCGCAATGGTAAACCGTTGACGATCGACGTCATATTGGAGCAGGGCAACCAGACTCACGTTGAATCCGGTAGTATTTATACCGGCATTGAAGGTGCAGAGTTGAGTAATAACTCAGCCAAAGAAAAAGGCGTTAAAGTGGACAGTGTCAAGGCTGGCAGTGCAGCAGCACGTATTGGTCTGAAAAAAGGTGACCTGATCCTTGGGGTTAACCAGCAGCCGGTAGAAAACTTGGGTGAACTGCGGAAAATTCTTGATAGTAAACCTACAGTGCTGGCACTGAACATTCTGCGCGGTGATACGTCTTTGTATCTGCTAATGCGCTAA